Proteins from one Mycobacterium sp. EPa45 genomic window:
- a CDS encoding IniB N-terminal domain-containing protein encodes MLTLLDWILDLFRNEDAARAFVAAPEQTMRDAGLAGVSAAQVSTLAATAVPGLVLGGGDPVVGLQRAVSNHYGFAPAYQPVYAPSPTFAPQTDLASHNDTSLLSPDQNAGANAQQGAFNLGFGDITFGNKTTNTATNGGVVVDGQNKGDIVSGDGAVLGNGNEVNNGHVAAGTGSNVAIGHSHVSDNGTTATGGSTVIKDNSGPVLHDVDASGGNGGGASAGGSLIGLGGGHASGGNAGGGGITIIDSHPSTNSGNTASSPVNTQTETHTTTSVTDHSDNSVHQTNDSSTHDSSSHSLFDASHDTTLVNSNLDNSHDMALASGNHLLGL; translated from the coding sequence ATGCTCACTCTCCTCGACTGGATTCTCGACCTGTTCCGCAACGAGGACGCCGCACGTGCGTTCGTCGCCGCGCCGGAGCAGACCATGCGGGACGCCGGGTTGGCCGGTGTGTCGGCAGCCCAGGTCTCGACGCTGGCGGCCACCGCTGTCCCCGGCCTGGTGCTGGGCGGCGGCGACCCGGTCGTCGGCCTGCAGCGCGCGGTGTCCAACCACTACGGCTTCGCGCCGGCCTACCAGCCGGTCTACGCGCCGTCGCCGACGTTCGCCCCGCAGACCGATCTCGCCAGCCACAACGACACCTCGCTGTTGAGCCCGGACCAGAATGCCGGTGCCAACGCCCAGCAGGGTGCGTTCAACCTCGGCTTCGGTGACATCACCTTCGGCAACAAGACCACGAATACCGCCACCAACGGCGGCGTGGTGGTCGACGGCCAGAACAAGGGTGACATCGTCAGCGGAGACGGCGCTGTCCTGGGCAACGGCAACGAGGTGAACAACGGTCACGTGGCGGCCGGCACCGGTTCCAACGTCGCGATCGGCCACAGCCATGTCTCTGACAACGGCACCACCGCCACCGGCGGCAGCACCGTGATCAAGGACAACAGCGGCCCGGTCCTGCACGACGTGGACGCCAGTGGCGGCAACGGCGGCGGCGCCTCGGCGGGCGGCAGCCTGATCGGCCTCGGCGGCGGCCACGCCTCCGGTGGTAACGCCGGCGGTGGTGGCATCACCATCATCGACAGCCATCCGTCGACCAACAGCGGCAATACGGCCAGCTCGCCGGTCAACACCCAGACCGAGACCCACACCACCACCTCGGTGACCGACCACTCCGACAACTCGGTGCACCAGACGAACGACAGCTCGACGCACGACTCGTCCAGCCACTCGCTCTTCGACGCCAGCCACGACACCACGCTGGTGAACAGCAATCTGGACAACAGCCACGACATGGCGCTGGCGTCCGGCAACCACCTGCTGGGGTTGTAG
- a CDS encoding TIGR03617 family F420-dependent LLM class oxidoreductase, producing the protein MTTALPLGEIGSLAERTQSAGFSGMLFTETGRTPYLNAAVASQAAPGLELSTGVAVAFPRSPFITAATAWELQEGTGGRFRLGLGTQVRTHVVRRYGTQFERPGPRLRDYVLAVKACFAAFRTGTLDHHGEFYDLDFITPQWSAGPIEAPDPKVDIAAVNPWMLRMAGEVADGVHVHPIGEPGYIARHVVPKVAEGAAKSGRSPSDIALIVPVMTIVGDTDEERAAERERVRFSMSFYGSTPNYAFIWDEAGFEGTTARIREKQKAGDINGMAAQITDDHIATFATESTWDGLAAALADKYGATASRIVLYNALGDSERFERYGEVARQLSQGTALGRPAR; encoded by the coding sequence ATGACCACCGCGCTGCCGCTGGGAGAAATCGGCAGCCTCGCGGAGCGCACTCAGAGCGCTGGATTCTCCGGGATGTTGTTCACCGAGACCGGCCGCACGCCCTACCTCAACGCTGCGGTGGCGTCGCAGGCCGCGCCGGGCCTTGAGTTGTCGACCGGTGTAGCCGTGGCGTTCCCGCGAAGCCCGTTCATCACCGCGGCGACCGCGTGGGAGCTTCAGGAGGGGACCGGCGGACGCTTCCGGCTGGGCCTGGGCACCCAGGTCCGCACCCACGTCGTGCGGCGTTATGGCACGCAGTTCGAACGTCCGGGTCCGCGGTTGCGGGACTATGTGCTGGCCGTCAAGGCGTGCTTCGCCGCCTTCCGCACCGGTACCCTCGATCATCACGGCGAGTTCTACGACTTGGACTTCATCACCCCGCAGTGGAGTGCCGGACCCATTGAGGCGCCGGATCCGAAGGTCGACATCGCGGCGGTGAACCCGTGGATGTTGCGGATGGCCGGCGAAGTGGCCGACGGTGTGCACGTTCACCCGATCGGCGAGCCCGGTTACATCGCGCGCCATGTGGTACCTAAAGTTGCTGAGGGAGCCGCGAAGTCGGGGCGCTCACCATCCGACATCGCGCTGATCGTGCCGGTGATGACGATCGTCGGCGACACCGACGAGGAACGGGCAGCCGAGCGGGAGCGGGTCCGGTTCTCCATGAGCTTCTACGGGAGCACGCCCAACTACGCGTTCATCTGGGACGAGGCCGGCTTCGAAGGCACCACCGCCCGCATCCGGGAAAAGCAGAAGGCCGGCGACATCAACGGGATGGCGGCCCAGATCACCGATGACCACATCGCCACGTTCGCCACCGAGTCGACGTGGGACGGACTGGCCGCCGCCCTGGCCGACAAGTACGGCGCTACCGCCAGCCGCATCGTGCTCTACAACGCGCTGGGCGACAGCGAGAGATTCGAGCGCTACGGCGAGGTGGCGCGACAACTCTCGCAAGGCACCGCGCTCGGGCGTCCGGCGCGGTAG
- a CDS encoding acyl-CoA dehydrogenase family protein, giving the protein MTDTGGLLFNPNTYNPRQFDPETRRQLQALIGWFEQRGKARLLQEDHDAVWVTDFLEFVGKERIFATFLTPSEFGLGDDNKRWDTSRNAALSEILGFYGLAYWYAEQVTILGLGPIWQSDNIKAKERAAAQLEAGAVMAFALSEREHGADIYDTDMILTPADDDGLAFRASGEKYYIGNGNVAGMVSVFSRRSDIEGPDGYVWFVADSAHPAYELIGNVVRGQMYVSNFALHDYPVREEDILCTGPEAFSVALNTVNVGKFNLCTASIGMCEHAFYEAISHANNRILYGNPVTDFPHVRAGLVEAYARLIAMKLFSDRAIDYFRSASLEDRRYLLFNPATKAKVTSEGEKVVILLWDIMAAKGFERDTYFTQVTRLIGALPRLEGTVHVNVAQILKFMPNYLLNPGDYPEIATRDDRADDTFFWAQGPARGASKVQFADWVPVFEKASSVPNVARFLEQARALQQLLLTAAPDAEQQRDLDFMLVIGHLFTLVVYGQLILEQAQLRGIDPDLVDQIFDVQVRDFSAYAVALHGKTSSTSAQQEWALNAVRKPVTDAARFDRVWEQVKAYDGAYAMRP; this is encoded by the coding sequence ATGACCGACACCGGCGGCCTGTTGTTCAACCCGAACACGTACAACCCGAGACAGTTCGATCCCGAGACCAGACGCCAACTGCAGGCGCTGATCGGCTGGTTCGAGCAGCGCGGCAAGGCGCGGTTGCTTCAAGAAGACCATGACGCGGTGTGGGTGACCGACTTCTTGGAATTCGTCGGGAAGGAGCGGATTTTCGCCACCTTCCTGACACCATCGGAATTCGGCCTCGGGGATGACAACAAACGCTGGGACACCTCGCGTAACGCCGCGTTGAGCGAGATCTTGGGCTTCTACGGCCTGGCGTACTGGTATGCCGAGCAGGTCACGATCCTGGGTCTGGGCCCAATCTGGCAGAGCGACAACATCAAAGCCAAGGAGCGGGCCGCTGCGCAGCTCGAAGCCGGCGCTGTGATGGCGTTCGCCCTGTCCGAGCGCGAACACGGCGCCGACATCTACGACACCGACATGATCCTCACGCCGGCCGATGACGATGGCCTGGCCTTCCGCGCCAGCGGCGAGAAGTACTACATCGGCAACGGCAACGTGGCCGGCATGGTGTCGGTCTTCTCCCGCCGGTCCGATATCGAGGGCCCCGACGGTTACGTGTGGTTCGTCGCCGACAGTGCGCATCCGGCCTACGAACTGATCGGCAATGTCGTGCGCGGACAGATGTACGTCAGTAACTTTGCACTGCACGACTATCCGGTGCGCGAAGAAGATATCTTGTGCACTGGGCCAGAAGCGTTTTCGGTGGCACTCAACACCGTCAATGTCGGGAAGTTCAATCTGTGCACCGCCTCGATCGGGATGTGCGAGCACGCGTTCTACGAAGCGATCAGCCACGCCAACAACCGCATCCTGTACGGCAACCCGGTCACCGACTTCCCGCACGTGCGGGCCGGTCTGGTCGAGGCCTACGCTCGGCTGATCGCAATGAAGCTGTTCAGTGACCGGGCGATCGACTACTTCCGCAGCGCCAGCCTCGAGGACCGTCGCTACCTGCTGTTCAACCCGGCGACCAAGGCAAAGGTGACCTCCGAGGGTGAGAAGGTCGTGATCCTGCTGTGGGACATCATGGCCGCCAAGGGCTTTGAGCGCGATACGTACTTCACCCAGGTCACTCGGCTGATCGGGGCGTTGCCGCGACTGGAGGGCACAGTGCACGTCAACGTCGCTCAGATCCTCAAGTTCATGCCCAACTATCTGCTCAACCCGGGGGACTACCCCGAGATCGCCACCCGCGACGACCGGGCCGACGACACATTCTTCTGGGCGCAGGGCCCTGCCCGCGGTGCCTCCAAAGTGCAGTTCGCCGACTGGGTGCCGGTATTCGAAAAGGCATCGTCGGTACCGAATGTCGCGCGTTTTCTCGAGCAGGCGCGCGCGCTGCAACAGCTGCTGCTCACCGCCGCCCCCGACGCCGAGCAGCAGCGTGACCTCGACTTCATGCTCGTGATCGGGCATTTGTTCACGCTCGTGGTGTACGGCCAGCTGATCCTGGAGCAGGCGCAACTGCGTGGCATTGATCCGGATCTGGTGGATCAGATCTTCGACGTGCAGGTCCGCGATTTCTCGGCCTACGCGGTGGCGTTGCACGGCAAGACGAGTTCGACGTCGGCGCAACAGGAGTGGGCGTTGAATGCGGTGCGCAAGCCGGTGACCGATGCCGCTCGCTTCGACCGAGTGTGGGAGCAGGTCAAGGCATACGACGGCGCGTACGCCATGCGCCCGTAG
- a CDS encoding dynamin-like GTPase family protein: MSTSDQVRAILGGTRRAYQGEPAYRERPDVFNELDRIAGRLNQPIRIALAGTLKAGKSTLVNALVGENIAPTDATEATRIVTWFRHGPIPKVTANHVGGRRSNVPIARGQAGWAGLTFDFGRLDASDIVDLDVEWPAAELIDATIIDTPGTSSLSRDVSERTLRLLVPEDGVPRVDAVVFLLRTLNAADIALLKQIGELVGGSSGALGVIGVASRADEIGAGRLDAMMSAKDVAQRFTGELDRTGICQAVVPVSGLLALTARTLRQSEFAALEKLAAVDANELNKAMLSVDRFVREDSALPVDAQTRAQLLDRFGMFGLRISIAVLRAGAATDSVTLADELLERSGLIALRDVIDQQFAQRSELLKAHTALVSLRRFVEMHPITATPYIIADIDPLLADTHAFEELRLLSQLRSRPTTLTEDEMVSLRRIIGGSGTDPASRLGLTPETLDDGPRAAFATAQRWRRRAEHPLNDPFTSRACRAAVRSAEALVAMYAAGA; this comes from the coding sequence ATGAGCACCAGCGATCAGGTTCGCGCCATCCTGGGCGGCACCCGTCGCGCATACCAGGGTGAACCGGCGTACCGCGAGCGGCCCGATGTGTTCAACGAGCTGGACCGCATCGCCGGGCGGCTCAACCAGCCGATCCGCATCGCGTTGGCCGGGACACTCAAGGCCGGCAAGTCCACTCTGGTCAACGCGCTGGTGGGTGAGAACATTGCGCCGACCGACGCCACCGAGGCCACCCGCATCGTCACCTGGTTCCGGCACGGCCCGATCCCGAAGGTGACCGCCAATCATGTCGGCGGACGGCGCTCCAACGTGCCGATCGCTCGCGGCCAAGCCGGGTGGGCCGGACTGACCTTCGACTTCGGCCGGCTCGATGCCAGCGACATCGTCGACCTCGACGTGGAATGGCCGGCCGCCGAGTTGATCGACGCGACGATCATCGACACGCCCGGCACGTCCTCGTTGTCACGTGATGTGTCCGAGCGGACCCTGCGCCTGCTGGTCCCCGAGGACGGTGTGCCGCGAGTCGATGCCGTGGTGTTCCTGCTGCGCACCCTGAACGCCGCCGACATCGCACTGCTCAAGCAGATCGGCGAGCTGGTCGGCGGGTCCTCCGGGGCGCTCGGCGTCATCGGGGTGGCCTCCCGCGCCGACGAGATCGGCGCCGGCCGCCTGGACGCGATGATGTCGGCCAAGGACGTCGCGCAGCGGTTCACCGGCGAACTGGATCGGACCGGCATCTGTCAGGCAGTGGTTCCCGTCTCGGGCCTGTTGGCGCTCACCGCGCGGACTCTGCGTCAATCCGAGTTCGCCGCGCTGGAGAAGCTGGCGGCCGTCGACGCCAACGAATTGAACAAGGCGATGCTGTCGGTGGACCGCTTCGTTCGCGAGGACAGTGCACTGCCGGTCGACGCGCAGACCCGGGCTCAGCTGCTCGACCGGTTCGGCATGTTCGGCCTGCGGATCTCGATCGCCGTTCTGCGGGCCGGCGCCGCAACCGATTCGGTCACCCTGGCTGACGAACTGCTCGAACGCAGCGGGCTGATCGCGCTGCGCGACGTCATCGACCAGCAGTTCGCCCAGCGGTCCGAACTGCTCAAGGCGCACACCGCGCTGGTCTCGCTCCGGCGGTTCGTCGAGATGCACCCGATCACCGCGACGCCGTACATCATCGCCGACATCGACCCGCTGCTGGCCGACACCCATGCCTTCGAAGAACTCCGGCTGCTCAGTCAATTACGTTCTCGACCAACGACTTTGACCGAGGATGAGATGGTTTCGCTGCGGCGGATCATCGGCGGATCGGGCACTGATCCCGCAAGCCGGCTGGGGCTGACCCCGGAAACGCTCGACGACGGACCGCGCGCCGCGTTCGCCACGGCGCAACGCTGGCGCCGGCGTGCTGAACACCCGCTCAACGACCCGTTCACCAGCAGGGCGTGCCGTGCCGCCGTACGCAGCGCTGAGGCGCTCGTCGCGATGTACGCTGCCGGCGCTTAA
- a CDS encoding SDR family oxidoreductase, which produces MGTFAVTGSASGMGSAVVERLRANGHTVIGVDIQSADIVTDLSTPAGRRAAADAVRVACDGRLDGAVLAAGLGPTPGREQPKRIVEVNYFGVVELLQAWRPALAASERAKAVVFSSNSTTTIPAIPGRAIRALLAGDRDKAVRTLRILGPAAPSMAYGASKIAVSRWVRRHAVTRDWAGAGIRLNAIAPGAILTPLLEKQLATPAEAKAIHSFPVPIGGFGDPGHLADWVVFMLSDSADFLCGSVIFVDGGSDAYFRADDWPRSVPAWRLPPYLRKFRRFSK; this is translated from the coding sequence GTGGGTACCTTTGCAGTCACCGGTTCGGCATCGGGCATGGGCAGCGCGGTCGTGGAGCGGCTGCGGGCCAACGGGCACACCGTGATCGGGGTGGACATTCAATCCGCTGACATCGTGACCGACCTTTCGACGCCGGCCGGTCGACGGGCGGCCGCCGATGCCGTACGTGTCGCGTGCGACGGCCGGCTCGACGGGGCGGTGTTGGCGGCCGGGCTCGGGCCCACCCCAGGTCGGGAGCAGCCCAAGCGCATCGTCGAGGTCAACTACTTCGGCGTCGTAGAGCTTCTGCAGGCGTGGCGGCCGGCACTCGCAGCGAGTGAACGCGCGAAAGCTGTTGTCTTCTCCAGCAACTCGACGACCACGATTCCGGCGATTCCCGGTCGCGCCATTCGGGCGCTGTTGGCCGGTGACCGCGACAAGGCGGTGCGGACGCTTCGGATCCTCGGCCCAGCGGCGCCGTCGATGGCGTACGGCGCATCGAAGATCGCCGTCAGCCGCTGGGTACGCCGCCACGCGGTGACGCGCGACTGGGCCGGCGCCGGGATCCGGCTCAATGCCATCGCCCCGGGCGCGATCCTGACGCCACTGCTGGAAAAGCAGCTGGCCACCCCGGCGGAGGCCAAGGCCATTCATTCCTTCCCGGTGCCGATCGGCGGCTTCGGCGACCCAGGGCACCTGGCCGACTGGGTGGTGTTCATGCTGTCCGACTCCGCCGACTTCCTCTGCGGCAGCGTCATTTTCGTCGATGGTGGCTCCGATGCCTATTTCCGCGCCGATGACTGGCCCAGATCGGTACCGGCCTGGCGGCTGCCGCCGTATCTCCGAAAGTTCCGCCGCTTCTCGAAGTGA
- a CDS encoding dynamin family protein has product MTQPQQDPRRVSVIVELIDHTKAIADLNDRGDLVARLAVARERITDPQIRVVIAGQLKQGKSQLLNSLLNMPVARVGDDETTALVTVISYAEQPSATLIVSVGEGVPPQSIDIPIDDIRHDLRRAPQAQGREVLRVEVGAPSPLLQGGLAFIDTPGVGGHGQPHLSSTLGLLPDADAMLMISDTSQEFTEPEMRFIRQAHEICPVGAIVATKTDLYPFWREIVSANTAHLQRAGLQMPLIPASSLLRSHAIQLNDKELNEESNFPALVSWLSEKVLSRENDAVRDHVVTEIRSAAEHLSLSVNSELSALSDPDQARRLTEDLERRKQEAQEALQQTALWQQVLNDGIADLTADVEHDLRARFRSITQHIESVIDDCDPTQHWAEIGAEVEDSVANAVGDNFVWAYQRAEKLAEDVARTFVEAGLDAIKMPEVSAAEMNAGLGRLKSLARLESKPIGKGHKVITSMRGSYGGVLMFGMLTSVAGLGMFNPLSLGAGLLLGRKAYKEDMENRMMRVRNEAKTNLRRFVDDVLFVVSKESRDRLKNVQRQLRDHYRDIANQTTRSLNESLQSTIAAARMEETDRNNRIRELERQANILTQVIDNVEKLVPARTL; this is encoded by the coding sequence GTGACGCAACCACAGCAGGACCCGCGCCGGGTGAGTGTGATCGTCGAGCTGATCGATCACACCAAGGCGATCGCCGACCTCAACGACCGTGGCGACCTGGTCGCCCGGCTCGCGGTCGCCAGGGAACGCATCACCGACCCGCAGATCCGGGTGGTCATCGCAGGACAGCTCAAACAGGGCAAGAGCCAGCTGCTCAACTCGCTGCTCAACATGCCGGTCGCCCGCGTCGGCGACGACGAGACCACCGCCCTGGTCACCGTCATCAGCTACGCCGAGCAGCCGTCAGCGACGTTGATCGTCTCCGTCGGCGAGGGCGTGCCGCCGCAGAGCATCGACATCCCGATCGATGACATCCGCCACGACCTTCGCCGCGCGCCTCAGGCGCAGGGCAGGGAGGTGCTGCGGGTCGAGGTCGGCGCGCCCAGCCCGCTGCTGCAGGGCGGCCTGGCGTTCATCGACACACCCGGCGTCGGCGGCCACGGCCAGCCGCACCTCTCGTCGACCCTCGGGTTGCTCCCGGACGCCGACGCGATGCTGATGATCAGCGACACCAGCCAGGAATTCACCGAACCCGAGATGCGGTTCATCCGCCAGGCCCATGAAATCTGTCCGGTCGGCGCGATCGTCGCCACCAAGACCGACCTCTATCCGTTCTGGCGCGAGATCGTCTCTGCCAACACCGCGCACCTGCAACGCGCCGGATTGCAGATGCCGCTCATTCCGGCATCCTCGCTGTTGCGCAGCCACGCGATCCAGCTCAACGACAAGGAACTCAACGAGGAATCCAACTTTCCGGCGCTCGTCTCATGGCTCTCGGAAAAGGTGCTCTCCCGCGAGAACGATGCGGTGCGCGACCATGTTGTCACCGAAATACGCTCCGCAGCTGAACATCTCAGCCTGTCGGTAAATTCCGAACTGTCCGCCTTGAGTGACCCGGATCAGGCGCGCCGGCTCACCGAGGACCTCGAGCGCCGCAAGCAGGAAGCCCAGGAGGCCCTGCAGCAGACCGCGCTGTGGCAGCAGGTCCTCAACGACGGCATCGCGGACCTGACTGCCGACGTCGAACACGATCTGCGGGCGCGATTTCGGTCCATCACCCAGCACATCGAGAGCGTCATCGACGACTGTGATCCCACCCAGCACTGGGCGGAAATCGGTGCGGAGGTGGAAGATTCCGTCGCCAACGCGGTCGGCGACAACTTTGTGTGGGCCTACCAGCGCGCCGAGAAGCTGGCCGAAGACGTCGCCCGGACCTTCGTCGAGGCCGGCCTGGATGCCATCAAGATGCCCGAGGTCAGCGCGGCCGAGATGAATGCCGGTCTGGGCCGGCTCAAATCGCTGGCTCGCCTGGAATCCAAGCCGATTGGCAAGGGCCACAAGGTGATCACCAGCATGAGGGGTTCGTACGGCGGTGTGCTGATGTTCGGCATGCTCACCTCGGTCGCCGGTCTGGGTATGTTCAACCCGCTGTCTTTGGGTGCGGGTCTGCTCCTCGGGCGCAAGGCATACAAGGAGGACATGGAGAACCGCATGATGCGGGTCCGCAACGAGGCCAAGACGAATCTGCGCCGGTTTGTCGACGACGTGTTGTTCGTGGTGTCCAAGGAATCCCGCGATCGGCTCAAGAACGTGCAGCGCCAGCTTCGTGACCACTACCGCGACATCGCCAATCAGACCACCCGCTCCCTGAACGAGTCGCTGCAGTCCACAATCGCCGCCGCGCGGATGGAGGAGACCGACCGCAACAACCGCATCCGCGAGCTCGAGCGGCAGGCCAACATCCTCACCCAGGTCATCGACAATGTCGAAAAGCTGGTTCCCGCAAGAACTCTCTAA
- a CDS encoding WXG100 family type VII secretion target: MSDVLKVDIDGLSAGSSKMAEQSTALSAAHGQSVSSVGAAQSGWVGSSAQALSSLTEHWNTLTAKHTAALDHQAAGMDTSAKMFSYMEERNAETLKAVGEQADRTT, encoded by the coding sequence ATGAGTGACGTGTTGAAGGTCGATATCGACGGCTTGTCGGCCGGCAGTTCGAAAATGGCCGAACAGTCGACCGCGTTGTCGGCGGCTCACGGCCAGTCGGTGAGCAGTGTGGGTGCGGCACAGAGCGGCTGGGTGGGCTCCTCGGCGCAGGCGCTGTCGTCGCTGACCGAGCATTGGAACACATTGACCGCCAAGCACACTGCCGCGTTGGACCATCAGGCGGCGGGTATGGACACCAGCGCCAAGATGTTCAGCTACATGGAAGAGCGCAATGCTGAGACGCTGAAGGCCGTCGGCGAGCAGGCTGACAGGACTACGTAG
- a CDS encoding IniB N-terminal domain-containing protein produces MANSLLDFVMSLVRDPDAAARYAADPAGAIADAHLTDVTSADVSNLIPMVADSLSGPVSGGGFGPGPAAGDGNVWASGAATAAFDAFDHLPAAVTAPEVHSVITEVAQHADQAPSLITDLGVDPGALDLPGAAAQVTDTVLDHGVSPDAGHDWADPAAWDHSHAADDHGVDHSGFDLF; encoded by the coding sequence ATGGCAAATTCGTTGCTCGACTTCGTGATGTCGCTCGTGCGAGATCCCGACGCCGCCGCACGCTACGCCGCGGACCCGGCGGGCGCGATCGCCGATGCCCATCTGACCGATGTGACCAGCGCTGACGTCAGCAACCTGATTCCCATGGTGGCCGACTCCCTGTCGGGACCGGTCTCGGGAGGCGGCTTCGGCCCCGGCCCCGCAGCCGGCGACGGGAACGTGTGGGCGAGCGGCGCGGCGACGGCCGCATTCGACGCCTTCGACCACTTGCCCGCGGCTGTCACCGCACCCGAGGTCCACTCGGTCATCACCGAGGTCGCGCAGCACGCGGATCAGGCCCCGTCGTTGATTACCGATCTCGGTGTCGACCCCGGTGCGCTGGACCTGCCGGGCGCCGCGGCCCAGGTCACCGACACCGTCCTTGACCACGGAGTGTCTCCCGATGCCGGCCACGACTGGGCGGATCCCGCGGCATGGGACCACAGCCACGCCGCCGACGACCACGGAGTCGACCACTCCGGCTTCGACCTGTTCTGA
- a CDS encoding LLM class F420-dependent oxidoreductase has product MDFRVFVEPQQGASYADQLAVAQAAESLGYSAFFRSDHYLAMSGDGLPGPTDSWVTLAGIARETSTIRLGTLVTSATFRHPGPLAISVAQVDAMSSGRVDLGVGAGWFEKEHLAYAIPFPPLGERFERLREQLDIITGLWTTPAGQTFDYDGTHYTVKDSPALPKPAQNPHPPIIIGGDGPKRTPALVARFASEYNLAFPALDFVEPQYDRVRAALRDAGRAPDDIVYSAAFVVCAGRDDAEISRRAQAISREVDELRTNTPLVGTPGEIVDRLGPFIEAGVQRVYLQLLDMTDLDHIDLFATEVVRQLA; this is encoded by the coding sequence ATGGATTTCCGCGTCTTCGTCGAACCCCAGCAAGGTGCCAGCTACGCCGATCAGCTCGCCGTGGCGCAGGCCGCCGAATCCCTCGGCTACTCAGCCTTTTTCCGCTCCGACCACTACCTTGCGATGAGCGGTGACGGTCTGCCCGGGCCGACCGATTCCTGGGTGACGCTGGCCGGCATCGCCCGCGAGACCAGCACAATCCGGCTCGGCACGCTGGTCACCTCCGCCACCTTCCGCCATCCCGGGCCGCTGGCGATCTCGGTGGCCCAGGTCGACGCGATGAGCTCGGGCCGGGTCGACCTCGGCGTCGGTGCCGGGTGGTTCGAGAAAGAACATCTGGCTTACGCGATCCCGTTCCCGCCGCTGGGCGAGCGGTTCGAGCGGCTTCGCGAACAGCTCGACATCATCACCGGGCTGTGGACCACACCGGCGGGCCAGACCTTCGATTACGACGGCACCCACTACACGGTCAAGGACTCCCCCGCCCTACCCAAACCGGCTCAGAACCCCCATCCGCCGATCATCATCGGCGGCGACGGACCCAAGCGCACCCCGGCGTTGGTCGCCCGGTTCGCCTCCGAGTACAACCTCGCGTTCCCGGCGCTGGACTTCGTCGAACCCCAATACGACCGGGTGCGCGCCGCCCTGCGAGACGCCGGCCGCGCACCTGACGACATCGTGTACTCGGCGGCGTTCGTGGTCTGCGCCGGGCGCGACGACGCTGAGATCAGCCGCCGTGCGCAGGCCATTTCCCGCGAGGTCGACGAGCTGCGCACCAACACGCCGCTGGTCGGCACGCCCGGGGAAATCGTCGACCGCCTGGGGCCGTTCATCGAAGCCGGCGTGCAGCGGGTGTACCTGCAACTGCTGGATATGACCGATCTCGACCACATCGACCTGTTCGCCACCGAGGTGGTTCGGCAACTCGCCTGA